A stretch of Linepithema humile isolate Giens D197 chromosome 3, Lhum_UNIL_v1.0, whole genome shotgun sequence DNA encodes these proteins:
- the LOC136998620 gene encoding micronuclear linker histone polyprotein-like isoform X2, with translation MPRQYRDSKYIVNKRRLTTHKNKKEEEDSRSSSTSNQNSLKNSVASQNKKVEKRAKSKNNSTDNSKNSKKLFSKSGNCKNEKCQASQLTSESSTSTYPSRKIRTRVTNAKSVEPNKFDQTSGNSWNYAKRICTCGKGHSHAREGNSHEHANSRSASEERCRKRKRSRRRRKKASKRESNRPRHDCFTTLCICIRGRSLDELRTCKCMSSREILSSRHRCCCTKSGQKGMNGLTPRGVSKSDTQVDGHIADPSTSERKPALKQPRKSPPAKPQKERNVIIGWLRAVRRRIDRFSAHAIRLFTGDKSVVI, from the exons ATGCCAAGACAATATCGCGATTcaaagtacattgtaaataaaaGGAGATTGAC CACTCATAAAAACAAGAAGGAAGAGGAAGACTCGAGATCGTCCTCAACATCAAATcaaaattctttgaaaaattccgTTGCGTCGCAAAATAAAAAGGTGGAGAAGCGTGCAAAATCGAAGAATAACTCGACAGATAACTCAAAAAATTCGAAGAAGTTATTTAGCAAATCAggaaattgtaaaaa TGAAAAATGCCAAGCCTCGCAATTAACTTCTGAAAGTTCGACTTCGACGTATCCATCGCGAAAGATACGCACGCG CGTGACAAATGCGAAATCCGTGGAACCGAACAAGTTTGACCAAACTTCCGGCAATTCCTGGAATTATGCAAAGCGAATATGTACATGCGGTAAAG GGCATTCCCATGCTCGGGAAGGAAATTCACACGAACACGCGAATTCACGGAGCGCGTCCGAGGAGAGGTGCAGAAAGAGGAAAAGATCGCGTCGTCGGCGTAAAAAGGCTTCGAAAAGAGAAAGTAATCGACCGAGGCATGACTGTTTCACGACGCTTTGTATCTGCATTCGAGGTCGCAGTTTGGATGAGCTAAGAACTTGCAAATGCATGTCCTCTCGAGAGATTCTTTCGAGTCGTCACAGATGTTGCTGCACTAaa AGCGGACAAAAAGGGATGAATGGATTGACGCCTAGAGGCGTATCAAAAAGTGACACCCAAGTGGATGGACACATTGCAGATCCATCGACCAGTGAGAGGAAACCCGCACTTAAACAGCCGCGCAAATCACCGCCAGCAAAACCACA AAAAGAACGCAACGTGATTATTGGATGGTTACGCGCTGTTCGCAGAAGAATTGACAGATTCAGCGCACACGCAATTAGGCTTTTTACCGGTGACAAGTCagtagtaatttaa
- the Yeti gene encoding craniofacial development protein 1 has translation MSEEHQLPSDSDEDDEDYVPDGAESDPVSEVESEGDVESGPEDENDENKRETGRKKGAKRSKGRRKITKCRRTLEKSKVSEESKEEEESKETKELTEEEEKKRADSLWADFMKDTAVVSKPKPQNPINRSIDRSIDRSNDRSNDRSPPVQKPKVQEKVKITKVFEFAGEEVKVEKEVAIDSAEARLSLSTAENSTKNSTSESATPTSKGRGRGGVKRVGLGGISSVLGQIGKKAKISTLEKSKLDWDNFKKQENIEEEISTHNKGKDGYLERQDFLQRADLRQFEIEKQLRNSSRRSTR, from the exons ATGTCAGAAGAACATCAGTTGCCTTCTGATTCTGACGAAGACGATGAAGATTATGTTCCTGATGGCGCTGAGAGTGATCCAGTATCAGAAGTAGAATCCGAAGGTGATGTAGAAAGTGGTCCAGAAGacgaaaatgatgaaaataaaaggGAAACTGGGCGTAAAAAGGGTGCTAAGAGGTCTAAAGGTCGAAGGAAAATCACAAAGTGTAGAAGAACCTTAGAAAAGTCAAAAGTATCGGAAGAAAGTAAGGAGGAAGAAGAATCTAAAGAGACGAAAGAACTgacggaagaagaagagaaaaagagagcagATTCTCTTTGGGCTGATTTCATGAAGGATACAG CTGTTGTGTCAAAACCAAAGCCACAAAATCCGATCAACAGATCGATTGACAGATCGATTGACAGATCGAATGACAGATCGAATGACAGATCACCACCTGTGCAGAAGCCAAAAGTTCAGGAGAAGGTTAAGATAACTAAGGTTTTCGAATTTGCTGGTGAAGAAGTGAAAGTTGAGAAGGAAGTAGCGATTGATTCTGCAGAAGCTAGATTATCGCTTTCCACGGCTGAAAATTCTACAAAGAATTCTACATCCGAATCCGCAACTCCTACGAGCAAGGGACGAGGAAGAGGTGGTGTCAAACGCGTCGGTTTAGGCGGAATCTCTTCCGTTCTCGGGCAGATCGGAAAAAAGGCCAAAATCAGTACCTtagaaaaatctaaattagATTGGGATAATTTCAAGAAGCAGGAGAATATAGAGGAAGAGATCAGTACTCATAACAAGGGTAAAGATGGATATTTGGAACGGCAAGATTTCCTGCAGAGAGCAGATTTACGACAATTTGAGATCGAGAAACAATTACGGAATTCGAGCAGACGTAGCACGCGGTGA
- the LOC136998620 gene encoding serine/arginine-rich splicing factor 4-like isoform X1, producing the protein MVELHAVYTHLLNIFFIVNSTHKNKKEEEDSRSSSTSNQNSLKNSVASQNKKVEKRAKSKNNSTDNSKNSKKLFSKSGNCKNEKCQASQLTSESSTSTYPSRKIRTRVTNAKSVEPNKFDQTSGNSWNYAKRICTCGKGHSHAREGNSHEHANSRSASEERCRKRKRSRRRRKKASKRESNRPRHDCFTTLCICIRGRSLDELRTCKCMSSREILSSRHRCCCTKSGQKGMNGLTPRGVSKSDTQVDGHIADPSTSERKPALKQPRKSPPAKPQKERNVIIGWLRAVRRRIDRFSAHAIRLFTGDKSVVI; encoded by the exons ATGGTTGAACTTCATGCTGTGTACACACACttgctaaatattttctttattgtcaATAGCACTCATAAAAACAAGAAGGAAGAGGAAGACTCGAGATCGTCCTCAACATCAAATcaaaattctttgaaaaattccgTTGCGTCGCAAAATAAAAAGGTGGAGAAGCGTGCAAAATCGAAGAATAACTCGACAGATAACTCAAAAAATTCGAAGAAGTTATTTAGCAAATCAggaaattgtaaaaa TGAAAAATGCCAAGCCTCGCAATTAACTTCTGAAAGTTCGACTTCGACGTATCCATCGCGAAAGATACGCACGCG CGTGACAAATGCGAAATCCGTGGAACCGAACAAGTTTGACCAAACTTCCGGCAATTCCTGGAATTATGCAAAGCGAATATGTACATGCGGTAAAG GGCATTCCCATGCTCGGGAAGGAAATTCACACGAACACGCGAATTCACGGAGCGCGTCCGAGGAGAGGTGCAGAAAGAGGAAAAGATCGCGTCGTCGGCGTAAAAAGGCTTCGAAAAGAGAAAGTAATCGACCGAGGCATGACTGTTTCACGACGCTTTGTATCTGCATTCGAGGTCGCAGTTTGGATGAGCTAAGAACTTGCAAATGCATGTCCTCTCGAGAGATTCTTTCGAGTCGTCACAGATGTTGCTGCACTAaa AGCGGACAAAAAGGGATGAATGGATTGACGCCTAGAGGCGTATCAAAAAGTGACACCCAAGTGGATGGACACATTGCAGATCCATCGACCAGTGAGAGGAAACCCGCACTTAAACAGCCGCGCAAATCACCGCCAGCAAAACCACA AAAAGAACGCAACGTGATTATTGGATGGTTACGCGCTGTTCGCAGAAGAATTGACAGATTCAGCGCACACGCAATTAGGCTTTTTACCGGTGACAAGTCagtagtaatttaa
- the LOC105676274 gene encoding transcription factor 21 has product MPRKRRASTSSLEEYPSEEKYIKDDMDSRAPRNAANARERARMRVLSKAFCRLKTTLPWVPVDTKLSKLDTLRLAATYIAHLRAVLREDGEAPPESTKSLSLALSWPFAIQNNNAATLVNNSCNVSSSTSSSCNQYRGQQATHDIQNFHHSGHQGASARHNQEQQLSYF; this is encoded by the exons ATGCCTCGAAAACGGCGCGCCTCGACATCATCGCTGGAAGAATATCCTTCCGAGGAGAAGTACATAAAGGACGACATGGACAGTCGCGCGCCGCGAAATGCCGCTAATGCCAGAGAAAGAGCAAGAATGCGCGTCCTTAGCAAGGCGTTTTGCAGATTAAAGACTACGTTGCCGTGGGTTCCGGTTGATACAAAATTGTCGAAGCTCGATACATTAAGACTGGCCGCAACTTACATCGCTCATTTAAGAGCGGTGCTCCGGGAAGACGGCGAAGCTCCTCCCGAAAGCACAAAGTCCTTATCGTTGGCCTTG tcgTGGCCGTTCGCTATACAAAACAACAACGCTGCCACGCTTGTGAATAACAGTTGCAACGTATCCTCCTCGACATCTTCGAGCTGTAATCAGTATCGAGGACAGCAAGCGACTCACGATATCCAAAACTTTCATCATTCGGGACATCAGGGCG